One stretch of Oncorhynchus tshawytscha isolate Ot180627B linkage group LG21, Otsh_v2.0, whole genome shotgun sequence DNA includes these proteins:
- the elovl6 gene encoding elongation of very long chain fatty acids protein 6, which produces MSVLALQEYEFERQFNEDEAIRWMQENWKKSFLFSALYAACILGGRHVMKQREKFNLRKPLVLWSLTLAVFSIFGAVRTGSYMTYILMTKGLKQSVCDQSFYNGPVSKFWAYAFVLSKAPELGDTLFIVLRKQKLIFLHWYHHITVLLYSWYSYKDMVAGGGWFMTMNYLVHSVMYSYYALRAAGFKVSRKFAMFITLTQITQMLVGCVVNYLVYSWMQQGQECPSHVQNIVWSSLMYLSYFVLFCQFFHEAYIDKTKKAAAARAEAAAAATRKAQ; this is translated from the exons GAAGAAGTCCTTCCTCTTCTCAGCCCTCTATGCTGCCTGCATTCTAGGCGGCCGCCATGTAATGAAACAGAGGGAGAAATTTAATCTGAGGAAACCGCTGGTGTTATGGTCCCTCACCCTCGCAGTGTTCAG TATATTTGGTGCTGTTCGCACTGGAAGCTACATGACATACATTCTGATGACTAAAGGGCTCAAGCAGTCAGTGTGTGATCAGAGCTTCTACAACGGGCCTGTCAGCAAGTTTTGGGCCTACGCCTTTGTGCTCAGTAAAGCACCAGAATTGG GTGACACCCTGTTCATCGTGCTGCGGAAGCAGAAGCTCATCTTCCTCCACTGGTACCATCACATCACTGTTCTGCTCTACTCCTGGTACTCCTACAAGGACATGGTGGCTGGCGGCGGCTGGTTCATGACCATGAACTACCTCGTCCACTCCGTCATGTACTCTTACTACGCCCTGAGGGCGGCCGGCTTCAAGGTCTCAAGGAAATTCGCCATGTTCATCACACTTACGCAGATCACCCAGATGCTGGTTGGCTGCGTGGTGAACTACCTGGTGTACTCGTGGATGCAGCAGGGTCAGGAGTGCCCGTCTCATGTGCAGAACATTGTGTGGTCCTCGCTTATGTACCTCAGCTACTTTGTGCTCTTCTGCCAGTTCTTCCACGAGGCCTACATTGACAAGACCAAGAAGGCCGCAGCAGCTAGAGCAGAAGCCGCTGCCGCAGCCACCAGGAAGGCCCAGTAG